A genomic region of Oligoflexia bacterium contains the following coding sequences:
- a CDS encoding N-acetylmuramoyl-L-alanine amidase, which produces MTNRMINKVIVHCSDTLTGDVDSIRKYHMSPPPDGRGFHDIGYHYVILSDGTIQTGRPENEEGAHCEHHNIDSIGICLVGKIEFTLLALESLRVLTRAILLKNNLKFESVFCHYEFDTAKIQGKTCPNLPGCLVRAYIKNEEDNHASAS; this is translated from the coding sequence CACTGCTCTGACACTTTAACAGGAGATGTTGATTCGATAAGAAAATACCACATGAGCCCGCCTCCAGACGGTCGTGGCTTTCATGATATTGGCTACCATTATGTGATTCTCTCCGATGGCACGATTCAAACAGGGCGTCCTGAGAATGAAGAAGGCGCTCACTGTGAGCATCATAACATTGATTCTATAGGAATTTGTCTTGTTGGAAAAATAGAGTTTACGCTTCTTGCTCTTGAATCTTTGAGAGTTCTCACAAGAGCCATTCTTTTAAAAAATAATCTGAAATTTGAAAGCGTCTTTTGTCATTACGAATTTGATACAGCAAAAATTCAAGGGAAGACATGCCCAAATCTTCCTGGGTGTCTTGTTAGGGCTTACATTAAAAACGAGGAGGATAATCATGCTTCAGCAAGCTAA